The genome window CAGTGTTTGTAACAAAGCCATTGCCATCCCAATACTGAGTGTACATAGGTACTGGCAGATTTTCAGTTTCTGGACCATAAGCATTATCAATTGCTAGGCGACCAAATTTTACGGTGAGGCTATTATCAATAGTGGTAGTGCCATTTGGAGTTTCACTAGAAAACAATGGGTTTTGTTTGTGTTCTATGCTGTTGTATAACGTCGATACTTGGTCACTATCTTCAAACGTATTAATAGGTATTTCAAATTTAGCAATAAACGGCGCAACTTTACTCAAATCATTACGGGTATAAGTAAAATGGTGCTGATCAGAGAACGTGAAGCTTGCTTGCCCTTCGGTAAAACTAGATAAAACCCCCACACTATTATCAGCTAATAACGGATAGACACCTGTAACTGCTAAATCATGCGTTAAAGGCGCTGCTAAGCTAATATCTTTAGCACTAAGTTTTACAAATTCATTAATGTAATTTTTAGTAGTATTTCCATTCGCATTTTTTGCCGTAATAGTTAATTTTGGTTCTATCTCGTAGCGAATAGCACCTTTACTGTCAGTTTGCTGCCCGCTGTAAACCCAATGTTTCGATAAACATCCAGTATTGTGATTAGCTGTTAACTTACCGTTATCATTTATGCCGTTATCTTCATCAACAAGGATTGTTTGTTTAAAATGATCCGGGATAAAACGCCCAATCGGAGTACTGCCCTGTGCTTTATCACTGTTTGAGTTCGACTCTCGAATCGTCAGGTTTAGTAATCCAACTTCGCTATAGGTCATGCCACTGTATTGATAAACGCCATCAACAAACGATATTATTTCAGGCGACAGCGAATTATAGTCATCTGCAGATAAAGACGATGGCATGCTTTGGGCGGCTCCCTCCCCGTATTTTAACGTGCCGTTTTCACCAGAAACCGGAGCGATAAGCTGCAGCGCAAGTTCTGCACTATAACCATCATAGTTCGTTGTAAAATCGCCTTGTTTATTTACCGCTTGAATTTTCAGGTCAAACACCTGACCTGCTTTTTGATGTACTTTACCATTAGCAGTAGTTTCAACTAATGGCTGACCTTCAGTCTCACTACCATCCATCGAGCGTTTAGGGTAAAGATTAAACTGGAATGGTCTAACATAAAAGCTTTGTGAACCGCCAACTAAATTAATATCTCCGTCACTGTAACTAGCTCTTAATCGTATTTCACCAGCATCTAAATACTTAGGAGTCACTATAGTTGCTATGCTGTCGCTGCCAAAGTTTAATGTCACGTCCGATGTAAATAATGGATATTTGGCAATATTATCATTGTCATTAATTTGGAAACTTAAGCCCGGATTGGTGTTATCTGGTGTGACATTTTCTTGTGCCAATTTTAAAGCAACATCGCCAGTAAATATTCCTTCACAAACACCGTCATTATTCTTCACTGCCTGTATTTTTAATTCATCGGTAAATATATCACCAGATACCTGATTTGCTATAACTTCTGAATTAGTACTACTGTACAAAAAGCGAAAGCCCGCTTCAGAAAAAGTTAAATTACAATCTCCCGCATTACCGTTATTGCAAATAAAACCATTAGTGGCCGCGACAGAGGCATTCGCTATTGATAAAGTCACCACTTCAGGTACGGTATAACTGACATCAACAAAAACCGCACTATTACCGGTATAATTCACTGGTGAGGTTACTGTATGTGTAACGCCTGTTACCACTAAATCTAATGAGATAGCCTCAGATGATTCAACACAAGCACTGCCAATACTATTGGTACAGGCCCTGATA of Thalassotalea insulae contains these proteins:
- a CDS encoding DUF6701 domain-containing protein; amino-acid sequence: MGLAINIFIGGNASIATISRLTIAVVMLFMTLFSAIALAGKPSSTISFESSPEAGKLAINEINIVEGYIEFYVKQTVDINGWGLYYEGQGNNDGSVTLCSAPSGSSACIYNAGSYLVVEGASLHSTLEELIVLDESFRVVHYFRYANHDGQAGGNWQWETNDPDLSTIYYVNGDKNNLCAKPNGDLSVNNWGECTPTKGGDNNGDLIDCADIFPGNTTFAVNGSHSFFSFVDDSSCNGGACSPVNPFNVPTLPSLNPSGSFSSSSLIDGEYQYSGWGLADNSTISFSGGGTAVLYFNSSITIPSGTQLNVGGNPSNVLIIVNGSLVIQAGVDINANIYVAGSATIGDPNEGANVTGALSVAGAASVYGDGVYQFSPSYVNNMDSHGFCESSAVVIDHYEIIHDGNGLTCEAENITIRACTNSIGSACVESSEAISLDLVVTGVTHTVTSPVNYTGNSAVFVDVSYTVPEVVTLSIANASVAATNGFICNNGNAGDCNLTFSEAGFRFLYSSTNSEVIANQVSGDIFTDELKIQAVKNNDGVCEGIFTGDVALKLAQENVTPDNTNPGLSFQINDNDNIAKYPLFTSDVTLNFGSDSIATIVTPKYLDAGEIRLRASYSDGDINLVGGSQSFYVRPFQFNLYPKRSMDGSETEGQPLVETTANGKVHQKAGQVFDLKIQAVNKQGDFTTNYDGYSAELALQLIAPVSGENGTLKYGEGAAQSMPSSLSADDYNSLSPEIISFVDGVYQYSGMTYSEVGLLNLTIRESNSNSDKAQGSTPIGRFIPDHFKQTILVDEDNGINDNGKLTANHNTGCLSKHWVYSGQQTDSKGAIRYEIEPKLTITAKNANGNTTKNYINEFVKLSAKDISLAAPLTHDLAVTGVYPLLADNSVGVLSSFTEGQASFTFSDQHHFTYTRNDLSKVAPFIAKFEIPINTFEDSDQVSTLYNSIEHKQNPLFSSETPNGTTTIDNSLTVKFGRLAIDNAYGPETENLPVPMYTQYWDGNGFVTNTDDSCTTPIITGKDETGSIRSGGLVEWQYRLVDLDNTDSLITSDTNASVTGRFSSGVLALSDVNEFWFSAPNDNKQGSLEFEYQVPTWLQYDWVNAGGFDENPTATITFGLFRGNDRIISWREVVNNE